atgagtgatgtggagcatttttcatgtgtctattggccatctggatgtcttctttggaaaagtgtctgttcatgtcttttgcccatttcttcactggatcatttgtgttttgggtgttgagtttgataagttctttatagatttttggatactaatccgttatctgatatgttgtttgcaaatatcttctcccattctgtcggttgccttttagttttgctgattgtttccttcactatgcaaaagctttttattttgatgaggtcccaataattcaattttgcctttgtttcccttgcctccagagatgtaagaagttgctacggctgaggtcaaagaggttgctgcctgttttctcctctaggattttttttaaaaattttttttaacatttatttatttttgagacagagagagacagagcatgaacgggggagggtcagagagagagggagacacagaaccagaagcaggctccaggctctgagcggtcagcacagagcccgacgcggggctcgaactcacggaccgcgagatcatgacctgagccaaagtcagatgcttaaccaactgagccacccaggcgcccctctcctctaggattttgatggcttcctgtcttatgtttaggtctttcatccattttgagtttatttttatgtatggtgtaagaaagtgtccaggttcattcttctgcatgaagagactgtctttattccattggatattctttccagctttgtcaaagaatagttggccatacgtttgtgggtccatttctgggttttctagtctgttccattgatctgagtgtctgtttttgtgccagtaccatactgtcttgatgattacagatttgtgatacagcttgaagtccgggattgtgttgcctcctgctttggttttctttttcaagattgctttggctattcggggtcttttctggttccatacaaattttaggattgtttgttctagctctatgaagaatgctggtgttattttgataaggattgcattgcatgtgtagattgctttgggtagtattgacattttaacaatatttgttaatccatcagcatggaatattttcccattttttttttgtgtcttcaatttctttcataagctttctgtagttttcagtgtatagatttctcacctctttggttaggtttattcctagtattttatggtttttggtgtaattgtaaatgggattgattccttaatttctctttttgttgctacattattggtgtgtaggaatgcaaccaatttctgtgcattgattttatatactgcaactttgctgaattcatggatcagttctaggagtgttttggtggaatcttttgggttttccatctgATCTTTTTTATATTGTGATATGGTGAGCGtggagggcatggaagctccacGTGCTCTTCTCACGCCTTACCCTCCACAtccttccatctggctgtttctgagttctgtgagctgctctcaCCAAATCAGTTGAACCCAAGGACCTCTGATCTGGAGCTGGTTGGTCAGAAACACAGGTGACAAGCTCAGCTTGCTGCAGGCATCTGAAGTGGTGTGGGGGTCAGTCTCTCTAGGACGGAGCcattaacctgtgggatctgacactgtCTCCAAGTAggtagtgtcagaactgagttgaattcCAAGACACCCTGGGAGGGTGTCCCAGAGCACTGTTTGTTGGAGGTGTGGGGAAGCCTTCTCACACCTATATGACAATTGGGTCCAAGAACCCAATTTATGTATTATTCACAGTTAGTTAATTAATTAGAAGCCTTCTTTGCACCACACAATTCAGTGCTTCACTCCACCCCACAGGTAATTATCATCCTAAATTTAATATTCGTCATTCTCATGCTTTTATTTATGGATTTACCACACGTgtcctccataaatatttgcaacTCTTAACATCTCTTACCTATTTGCCACTTTGACTCTCTTTTGCTGCATGCTGGATGCTTTCTTTGGACCTGCCttctgatttttctaattctctctTTAGCTGTGTCTAATATTCTGTTTTAAGTTGTCCACGGAGTTTTTAATTTCCATCACTTGACTTTTTTGATTTCTCGAAGTTCTCTTTGTTTCCCTCAAGTCTATTTCTTCTAGTTTAATACATTTACTCtgttttcatatttacatttctctccctaatttctttaaatataaacacttttttttatagtcaccatgctacaCGTTACATCCTgaggactttttaattttgtaacttgaaatttgtatcttttgaccccATACCCatttcaccccccacccctggaaaACATCAGtatcttctctgtatttatcacctcgttttgttttgttttctttcctttggtctgtgttttaaaattcacatataagtgagatcatacagtatttgtctttctccaacttattttgctcaacatcattattttaatgtttctgtctGATAGCTCCAACATCTGTGTCATTTTTGAgtctagttttgttgattgctttgtTCTTAGAAAATGGATTGagttttttccttgcttttttaaaatatgtcttctaATGTTTGATTGAATATCAGATATCTTGTATTAATTGAAAGGGACATACCCAGTGTTTCTTCCTGGAAACGGGTGAGTCTCTTCTGTCAGGTCACCAGGGTGGTGGGGGGTAAGTTTCGATCAGCCTGCTCAGATGTTGACCTTGGCTTGGGCGTTGCTGTTCTTGCGATGACCTTCAAGGTACCTAAGACTTCGGATTCCTTCGTGCTGGGCTTCCAGTGCCGTGTGCCCAGGGCGAGGGCTGGAGGCGCAGAGTTCTTGCTCTGCCCTAAGTTTCCAGCAACCCCTGTGTGCCCTGCCCACGGAGGGGACCCTCCACATGCCTGCCTCCCCCCAGTGACCACTGCTGCTCCTGCGGCCGTGCCGGCCAGGCCGAGTCAGGGGCAGGAGGGCTCTGTTGTTCTGCCCCGGGTCAGTCTTGAGCAGGCCTGTGGGCCTGGGTCTTGGAGGGCGAGGCTTCCTCACTTCCAGCTGCTCCTCCCTGGGATGGTCAGACTCCCCTTTGTAGTGGGGGTGGGTTTGTGTGAGCTTCCCCGCCCTCCCTGTTGTAGCGATCCTCAAAGGCACCACGTCAGGCCCGGTGCCCGGCCCGATTCCCGGCCCCTGTTCAGCGGGGCAGGTTACCCCTGCACCTCCCCTTCTGCAGTGTGAGTCTCTGTGGTGGGTGTGTGGATGGCACTGCCCCCTGCGGCCTCCGAGGAGCCCCCACCTCCAGCTGAGCTGTTGGAAAGGGGGCTCTTTGAGGAGGGGCGGCCATGCTTATGGTTTGTATATGCCGTCGAGGAAAGAACTTCAAAGTCTGTGAAAATAAGACAGGGGCAAGCTGCCTCAGGAAGGCACGATTTATTGGGCTCACACGGGCTGGGTTCCCTGCCGGAGACAGAGAAGGACCCTGGCGGAGACACGCAGGGTCACAGGGGGATCCGGCTCGTCCTGCTCCGTCCTCGCCCCAGGGTTCAGATGATTCATCGGGAATGTTTGACCTGCCACGCGCAGAACCGGAGGCCCGGCGAAGACTTGGTCCTCACCGGAGGGGCACGGGTGGGGCCCCCTCTGCCCCCGGAGCAGGTGTTAGGAGACCCCTGGTCAGAAGCAGCACGGGGAGCTACAGCACACGGGTCTGCAGAccagggtggggcaggagggccgGCAGGAGGGCACACACGCGGGCCTGCAGCTCACGGGCACGCACACGGAGGACTGGCAAGAGGGCACACACGTGGAGGACTGGCAGGAAGGCACACACTCGGGCCTGCAGCTCACGGGCACGCACACGGCGGGTCTGCAGCTCACGGGCACGCACGTGGAGGGCTGGCAGGAGGGCACACACTCGGGCTTGCAGCTCACGGGCACGCACACGGCGGTCTGCAGCTCACGGGCACGCACACGGTGGTCTGCAGCTCACAGGCACACACGTGGAGGACTGGCAGGAAGGCACACACTCGGGCCTGCAGCTCACGGGCACGCACACGGCGAGTCTGCAGCTCACGGGCACGCACACGGGCTTGCAGCTCACGGGCACACAGCAGGACGCCTGGCCGGGGCCGGAGGAGCCGCAGGAAGCCTGGCAGCCCGCGGAGCAGCTGGTGTGGCACATGTTGGCGTGGGGCTCGGCCGGtgtctgggagggaggagggcggggacgTCTGGAGGCTCCTTGCCTGGGCCGCCTTTATACCGGGCCGTGGGCGTCCTGGCCACCCAGAGGCACAGCTGTGGACTTCCTCATGGCTGTTTCCGCCACGTTTCCCCAACACCCTCTTGTCCTGAGACGCCCTCCCCCGTGTGATGCTCCGTTGTAAATTAAGTTTAGCTTAGAGgccagtttcttcttctgtaaacaGGACGTCCTGGTTCGACTTTACTTGGGGTCCGTGTCTCTTCTCCAGGCCAATACTGTGCCCAGAGCGCCAGCGGTTCGACTCAGCGCCGAGCCTTTATTCCTTTTTGCCGTCAGTGGAGGCTGTGGTGCAATAATGTGTTTTGAGCTTTTATTTTGCACGGGAAAACATTAAAGTAGGGATCTGCAAACTGGGGAGCAGAGAAGTCTGTGGGACAAAGGTGGCCTGCCGCCTGTTtggcaaataaagttttattggaaacgGCCATGCTCGTTTGCTTACGTGCCGTCTAGGGCTCGCGCTGTAATGTGAAGTGGTTATGAGACCGACCACGTCACTGCAGAGGCTGAAACATTTACTGTCTTCCTTTTATAGAAAGGTGACTGACTTCTGCCTTATAGCCACCTATGTAATCATCGATTTGTTCGTGCAACATATACTTTGTGCTGGCTATAGAGATGTCCTAGCCTCATGGGCCTTCCGGGGCAATGGATACATGAGTGCGTACAAATCAGCGCCTGAAATAATTACAGAGAGGGCCGAGTCCCAGAAAGGAAAGCAGGCTCAGCAGGTAGAGAGTAATGGGGTGTTGGTGGGTGGTTGGGGGCCTCTGTGTGGAGGCGGCGCTGAGCTGGCTCCTGGGAGATGCGGAGGGGTCGGGAGGCGGTGTTCCAAGCAGAGGCAGCCGTGGGAGTGTTAACGACACTGCTGCAGGATGGGCTCCAGGAGCAGCGGGAAGCGTGGATGAGCGCGGTGTGGACGCTCGTCTTTAGGTGTGGGCGGACGGGTTCAGACCGTGCAGCTGGGGGTCCAGGCATCCCAGTCCTGGGCcgacagaagaagaaagacaatgCCAACTTGAAGACACGTCGGGAGGAATCATCCAAtccaaagaagagagaacagaattaCGAAAAACGAAGAGGGTCCCTGGGACAATATCGGGAAGTCGAACAACAAGCAAGTTCAAcacaagaaggagaagagaatgatACTGAAGCACAAGAATGTTTTGAATAATGGGAAAAATACCCAAATttgatctattaaaaaaatagatacctTCTACCTAATAGATATGCTTCTACCTAACAGCTCCAAGAAACTCAGAAACCCCCCAAAGCCCCAGCATAATTTGGCCCAATAGTGAGGACCACGGACTCCAGAGTGAAACCCAGCAGCTTCCAATTCCTGCTGCTTGGCCGCCCCAGTGAGAACGTGCACACAGCACGGAATCCTTCCGAACCTAATTGCACATCCGTGTAACTGGGGCACACCTGCCCCTCGAATGGTGGCAGGGACCGATAACTAATCAGTTATGAGACGATCCACGTGAGATGCTTAGCACAACACCCGGCACAAAGCTGGGACTCCCTCATTGTTATTCTTGCAATAACGTGGCCACAGCTCTCCCCGATGAGGAGCCCAGCCACTTGGCCCTGGCCAGGGGGGAAGGCGTTGTAGATCACTGAGTTTCCAAATCAAAACGGGGGGAccgcccccaccccgtccccccaccccgggtctgGTGACTGGGATGGTACTTGTGTGGACAGAGGGCAGTGTGTATAAACTTGGGGAGGACCTTGAACGTCCTGATGTGGAGTCCCCTGTCCCTGCTGACGGTCCTTGGCCATCCAACCTGGGGTCTGAATCCAGAAATCGCAGGGCCGCTGGGTCACAGGGAGCCTGGGGGCTGAGACAGAGTTTCCTGAACTGAGTCACTTCCAGCAGAACCTCCAGGAAGAGACGCacacaggaggaagaggaagaaaacaagcaGGCAACcaggaggagggcacctgtgtggcttgtTGCCAGGACGCCACAGCCTGGGTATAAAAGCCGCCTggggaaggaggctccagaccaGCCCTGTTTTCCACCCTGACTCCACTCCAGCCCTACATCGCCATGTGCCACACCAGCGGCTCCACTGGCTGCCAGCCGGCCTGCTGTGTGCCCAGCTCCTGCCAGGCGTCCTGCCACGTGCCCAGCTCCTGCCAGGCGTCCTGCTATGTGCCCAGCTCCTGCCAGGCGTCCTGCCGCGTGCCCGTGAGCGGCAAGCCTGTTGTGTACCTGCCCGTGAGCGGCAAGCCTGTTGTGTGTGTGACCTCCTCCTGCCAGTCCTCCGGGTGCTGCcggccctcctgccccaccctggTCCTCAGGCCTGTTCCCTGCGGCACCCCTAACTGCGGCTAGCCCGTGGCCTCCTGGGACCCCTCCTCCGTGGGGCCAGAAGCAGCTGCTGTCTGAACTCCCGGCAGGCAGACCTCGTCCACCTGAGACCTTCTGTCCTGACTAGACCATCTTACAGCAAAGCCGCCTGATCCCCACTAACCAAGCGGACAGAGTCACCCCCGGCGTCCCCCGACCCCAGCCCGGGTCGTCCACACGGCACCCACCCTGGCTGGTGCAAGCGCCCAGGCTCTGCAGCCGCCAGCACTGAGCTCTAATAAATCCCAGAGCGCATGTGAAGCCCACCCGAGCGTGTATGCTGTCTCTCCTTAGTGCTTTCCCCAAACTGCTTCCTCCAGGGCTCGCTCCCAGGCTTCTGGAAAGCTCCTTCTGCAGAGAAGCCACAGGGGACCAGATGGCTGTGCCCGGGGGACTGACCACTCAAAGGCGGCCCCTTGGGCGTGTGGGCACTCCTAGCTCAGCCCGACGGGCCCCCACGGCTTCCTGTGTCCCTTGAACGTGAGGTCAGTTCTCACTCAGCTCTGGGTGGGACCCAGGGTGACCCTCTGACTTTGTGAGGTTAAAAGTCCCCTGCTCGACAATTACTACGCGAGCCCACCCCGGTCTAACCATTAAAACTGTCCGCTCCATACAGAGTACAGCTCCTCCTGCAAACGTCCGGGGGCACAGGGCTTTGTGGGTAACTTCCGTGGGCCCCGGAGATGTCTGCGTCCCCATGCCCGGAATCAGCGACTGCAGCCCTACAGGCGAGGCGGCTTCCCAGACGGGGTGCACGGAGGGTCTCGCAATGGGAGACGCCCTGGAGTAGCCGGGCGGGCCCGTGTCATCCCGGGGACAGGCGGGAGACGCGCAGAGAGGGCGTGGTCGTCGGCACAAGGAAGCCGAGGCACACCGGGGTGCCGGGGGAAGCTGTTTGGGAACCGAGAAATAGTGTAAGAGGAACACCATCAAGGGGGGTCCTTCCTGCAGCAGACACATATCTGGAAACTTCCCTTATCGTGAGGTCACGGGATAATAGAGGATGTGAAATTCAGGAGCGGCTCTCAGAGCACCGGCCCTTCGCAGCCCTTCTTCGTCCTTGGTCCTGTTTGGACCCCACCACCAGCCACTGTCTCACCGTCACAGGAGCTCAGTCGTTGCGTCAGGCCCTCGTCTTGCACACACCCTCCCTCCAGGACCCCGGGGCCATGGGCCCACCCACCAGGCAGCAGGGAGGCCCTCCCAGTGTCCTCAGTGACACCTCGGAGGGGGCGACCGTCCTAGTCTCGGGCCCGATGGGTGACGGGGTGTCTGGGGTCGGGAGTTGCCCACAGACGGGCTCCCCCGAGATCTGGGGGGTCCCAGAACATGCTGCACCGTGAACGGCGTTCAAGAAGCTTCCAACGGTAACGACAGCCATCACCTCCGACTCGTTCTCTCCTGGGTAGCAGTCCCCGCTGACGGTGTAGACGCTCTAGCTGGGAGTTGTCCCGCTGACGGTGTAGACGTTCTGTCTGAGAGCTGTCTGGCTGACCATGTAGATGCCCCGTCTGGGAGCAGTCTGGCTGATGGTGTAGAGATGTCCCGTCTGGGAGCAGTCTGGCTGACTGTGTAGATGCCCCATCTGGGAGCAGTCTAGTCCGGCTGACCGTGTAGATACCCCGAATGTGAGCAGTCTAGTCTGATTGACCATGTAGATGTCTATCTGGGAGCAGTCTGGCTATGTAGACGCACCGTCTGGGAGCAGTCTAGTCTGGCCGACCGTGTAGACACCCTGTCTGGGAGCAGTCCACTGACCATGTAGATATTCCAGCTGGGACTAGTCCTACTGACTGTGTAGACGCCCCTCTGTGAGCAGTCTGGCTGACCATGTAGATCCCCCATCTGGGAGCAGTCCGGCTGACCATGTAGACGCCCCAGCCAGGAGCAGCTTGGCTTCAGGGTGGCCGGCCACGCCTTCTGCAGCTGTGACCGACTTTCCCGGGGAGCCATCAGAAAGTCCTGGATGTTCTTGTGCCacgaggcaggggtgggggcgggggcacgTCCTGCAggagccctgcccctccctcccatgcACTATCCTGGCACCGTTGTGGGTTGTGGGTTGTGGGTTGCTGGTTTCCACGTGAGTCAACATCCATGCACTGCACTCTTTTTGGTTCCCGATGAGGCGGAACTTCCTCACATCTCTCACTCTGTGCTGTGAGGAATCCAATCTGCCCGTCTATCTGTGCAGACGgtggaatttttcttaaaattcaaatGGACGAGGAACGGGCACAGGTTTTGAATaaatgtggggaaactgagggattTAGGAGTCAAGGCAGGTAACAATCCAGCCCCTTTCTCTTCACAGGCCCCTGAGGAttttgctctgtctctgcttccctgggaggggggtggggagagccagCCTCTGCGAAGAGGTACCTCCCGCTTCCGGCTGCCAGCCTCTGCTGTTCTGCTCCCGAGGGCCTCTTCCGTCTGTCCCTGGCACCAGGGACAAATAGGGAGCCTGATGCTGACCTGGTGGGTCTGGCCGGTGCTCCCTGACCCTCTCTAGTGCTAGTGGTCCACTGAGACTGTAGACTCGTCCTCTTCCACTGTCCTGAGGATTTGTTCACAAGGCAGCATTTTGCTCCCTGTCTCCTCAATCAGGCCTTGAAACCTGGAGCAGAATGCGTGATGCCTGAACCGACCCCTGCACCCCTCCTGGGGCCCGCGGGAATCTGCTGGTGCTTCAGAGCATCAGCCCTCGTGCCCAGACCAGCACGCAGGCGTTCCTGTGTGTGGACGCCTCTCTCCAAGGGCGTCAGCGAGGTGTTACTGGGCCCTCGGGTTCCCACCAGGTAGGGTCGTGCTGCCCCCAGCTCACCTTTAACCTGCACGGGCAGGGGGCCAGGCGTGGGCAGGGCCCAAGGCCCACTCAGGGCGCGAGGCTTCTGCAGCCGCACTCACGTGCTGGGCCCAGCCCGGGGAAGGCCTGGCTCTTcccggggaggagggtggggccgCGGGGTGGGAAGGGAAGTGGAGTATGCGGACGGCGTCCGCGTGCAGATCTCCTCTTTCAGGGGCTTTGAACTTGGACTTGGAGGCTACGTCTTTATCGCTTGCTTCCACCAGGCAGAGCAAACGCTGCCCGCGTTGGCGTGGTCTCTGGGCTCAGGGGAGAGGGAACAGCACAGCCATCTCTGTTTCATGATCCAGACATTTTATTGATGATAGCAGTGGCCTTTGTCACCCGGAATGAGAGCAACCAGCCCTGCAGGGGAGGGCTCCAGGGGGCAGCAgcccccgcacccccccaccccgttgaGGGACCTGTCTTTGCAGAAAGGGAAGCCGGGCATGTCCGGATCCCCGGGAGGCAGCAGCTGTGCATCCACCGAGGGGCAGGGGCGTCCTGGCGCCCCCAGAGGGGTTCCGGGGCTCCTGAGAGAGGACGTCTGTGCTCTGGAGCAAAGATGGCAGTTCTAGAGGCAGAAGCTGGAGCCGGTCAGCAGCAGGGCTGGCCCGAGACAGGGCCGCAGCAGGCAGGGCGGGGGCACACGGGGCGGCAGAGCAGGGACACGCAGGAGGCCGGGCGgcagcaggaggaggcaggggcgcAGCAGGCGGGGCGGGGGCACACGGGGCGGCAGAGCAGGGACACGCAGGAGGCCGGGCGgcagcaggaggaggcaggggcacaGCAGGCGGGCCTGCACACGGGGCGGCAGAGCAGGGACACGCAGGAGGAGGGTCTGCAGCAGGGGCTGGACTGGCAGCAGGAGGGGGCTGAGCACAGGGAGTCCTCgcagcagacaggggtgcagcaggGCTTGCAGCACGCAGGGGTACAGCAGTCtccctggcagggggaggaggggccacaGGACGGCTGGCAGCATGAAGAGGTTGTGCAGAGGGAGTCCTCAcagcacacaggggtgcagcagacaggcttgcagcagacaggggtgcagcagacgggcttgcagcagacaggggtgcagcagacgggcttacagcacacaggggtgcagcaggCGGGCCTGCACACGGGGCGGCAGAGCAGGGACATGCAGGAGGAGGGtctgcagcaggggctgggccGGCAGCATGAAGAGGTTGTGCAGGAGGAGTCCTCAcagcacacaggggtgcagcagacaGGCTTgcagcacacaggggtgcagcagtgtccctggcagggggaggaggggccacaGGCCGGCCAGCAGCAGGAGCCGGTGAGGGCCGACTGGCAGGGGCTGCACAGGAGTGTCAGGCAGGGGGCCGGGGCGCAGCACGGGGGCTCGCAGCAGCACTCTGGGCAGTCGTCCACCTCCCAGGAGGGGTCGGGGCAGGAGTCCGAGGATCCGGGCAGGCAGACGCGGCTGTCATAGCTCAGGTCGCTGGAGCAGACGGACAGGGTGGACGCGGCCATGGCGGGGgcggtggggctggaggagggagtgggtgtgcgtgtaagtgtgtgtgtgtgtgtgtgtggagctCCGGCTGTCTGTCGGCTTTTATACCTCCTGGCTGCATGTTGTCCCAGCCGACAGCTCACATGCCTCCTTCCTTGTTGGTCTGAGAGCTGCTTGCAGGGTAAGCCCTCATTAGCACTGCTTTATTTTCTACGATTGGATTTTACTCAGTCGTCTTGTGAGTCTGTGGCAGGACTCTGTTTTCCCACATGTTCATTGTTTGGTTCCAGAAAACTTGTGGAAAATATTTGAGGCAGGTTTTGCTGAGTGAGGTTAGAGGGGAGCCCTTCTCCAAAGTGATGAATTCTGGTTACAGCTCCCCTGTTTGGaactgctttaaatattttaaaattcctttgaagTCTGATAAAGTGCAACTCACCTTATAAAATGCAGAGGACTGGCTC
This genomic stretch from Acinonyx jubatus isolate Ajub_Pintada_27869175 chromosome C2, VMU_Ajub_asm_v1.0, whole genome shotgun sequence harbors:
- the LOC113597372 gene encoding keratin-associated protein 10-7-like isoform X1; translation: MAASTLSVCSSDLSYDSRVCLPGSSDSCPDPSWEVDDCPECCCEPPCCAPAPCLTLLCSPCQSALTGSCCWPACGPSSPCQGHCCTPVCCKPVCCTPVCCEDSSCTTSSCCRPSPCCRPSSCMSLLCRPVCRPACCTPVCCKPVCCTPVCCKPVCCTPVCCKPVCCTPVCCEDSLCTTSSCCQPSCGPSSPCQGDCCTPACCKPCCTPVCCEDSLCSAPSCCQSSPCCRPSSCVSLLCRPVCRPACCAPASSCCRPASCVSLLCRPVCPRPACCAPASSCCRPASCVSLLCRPVCPRPACCGPVSGQPCC
- the LOC128310959 gene encoding keratin-associated protein 12-2-like, with the translated sequence MCHTSCSAGCQASCGSSGPGQASCCVPVSCKPVCVPVSCRLAVCVPVSCRPECVPSCQSAVCVPVSCKPECVPSCQPSTCVPVSCRPAVCVPVSCRPECVPSCQSSTCVPSCQSSVCVPVSCRPACVPSCRPSCPTLVCRPVCCSSPCCF
- the LOC113597372 gene encoding keratin-associated protein 10-8-like isoform X2; this encodes MAASTLSVCSSDLSYDSRVCLPGSSDSCPDPSWEVDDCPECCCEPPCCAPAPCLTLLCSPCQSALTGSCCWPACGPSSPCQGHCCTPVCCKPVCCTPVCCEDSSCTTSSCCRPSPCCRPSSCMSLLCRPVCRPACCTPVCCKPVCCTPVCCKPPCCTPVCCEDSLCSAPSCCQSSPCCRPSSCVSLLCRPVCRPACCAPASSCCRPASCVSLLCRPVCPRPACCAPASSCCRPASCVSLLCRPVCPRPACCGPVSGQPCC
- the LOC113597372 gene encoding keratin-associated protein 10-8-like isoform X3; the protein is MAASTLSVCSSDLSYDSRVCLPGSSDSCPDPSWEVDDCPECCCEPPCCAPAPCLTLLCSPCQSALTGSCCWPACGPSSPCQGHCCTPVCCKPVCCTPVCCEDSSCTTSSCCRPSPCCRPSSCMSLLCRPVCRPACCTPVCCKPPCCTPVCCEDSLCSAPSCCQSSPCCRPSSCVSLLCRPVCRPACCAPASSCCRPASCVSLLCRPVCPRPACCAPASSCCRPASCVSLLCRPVCPRPACCGPVSGQPCC